Proteins encoded by one window of Candidatus Sumerlaea chitinivorans:
- a CDS encoding Radical SAM, Pyruvate-formate lyase-activating enzyme like — translation MANTAKLKEILEQYTAPAAAELTASHPSGKIRCLACAHRCLIGAGMSGVCKVRFHDGQTLRVPHGYVAGLNVDPIEKKPFFHLLPGSDALSFGMLGCNFRCSYCQNWLTSQTLRDPAAMAPIRELSPDEIVALALRHGAQVVTSTYNEPLITTEWAAEVFRLAKTKGLKCTYVSNGFATPEVLSYLAPTLDGMKVDLKSMREENYRRLGGRLEPVLETIRLLHEKRIWVEVVTLLVPGFNDSPDELREIVNFLVGISPDIPWHVTAFHPDYQMTDTPPTTARQLLAAANLAREEGLRYVYAGNLPGRVGDFENTRCPQCKTVLVHRYGFTVLENQLGESGSCPNCGFEVAGIWA, via the coding sequence ATGGCGAATACAGCCAAGTTGAAGGAGATCCTCGAGCAGTACACTGCCCCTGCCGCCGCAGAACTGACCGCATCGCATCCGAGCGGCAAGATTCGATGCTTGGCGTGTGCACACCGCTGTCTGATTGGGGCCGGAATGAGTGGGGTGTGCAAAGTGCGTTTCCACGATGGCCAAACGTTGCGTGTCCCGCACGGATACGTGGCAGGACTTAACGTGGATCCCATCGAAAAAAAGCCCTTTTTCCATCTGCTGCCGGGATCGGATGCCTTGAGTTTCGGAATGCTGGGATGCAATTTCCGCTGCTCGTATTGCCAGAATTGGCTCACAAGCCAAACTCTCCGAGATCCAGCAGCTATGGCGCCCATTCGCGAGCTGTCCCCCGACGAGATCGTAGCGCTTGCCCTTCGCCATGGGGCTCAGGTGGTCACGAGCACATACAACGAGCCCCTCATTACGACGGAGTGGGCAGCGGAGGTCTTTCGTTTAGCCAAAACGAAGGGGCTGAAGTGCACTTATGTCTCGAATGGGTTCGCCACGCCTGAGGTCCTCAGCTATCTTGCGCCGACACTCGATGGGATGAAGGTGGACCTCAAGAGCATGCGGGAGGAGAATTATCGACGTCTGGGAGGCCGTCTCGAGCCAGTATTGGAAACCATCCGACTTCTGCATGAGAAACGAATCTGGGTGGAGGTCGTCACCCTCTTGGTGCCGGGCTTCAACGATTCGCCCGACGAGCTCAGGGAGATCGTCAATTTCCTTGTTGGCATCTCACCGGATATTCCGTGGCACGTCACGGCATTCCATCCCGATTACCAAATGACGGACACGCCACCGACCACGGCGCGCCAACTGTTGGCCGCGGCGAACCTTGCCCGCGAGGAGGGCTTGCGATACGTGTATGCGGGCAACCTCCCGGGCCGCGTGGGGGACTTTGAAAATACAAGATGTCCACAGTGCAAGACCGTACTGGTGCATCGCTACGGCTTTACAGTGCTCGAGAACCAGTTGGGCGAGTCCGGTTCTTGCCCGAATTGCGGCTTTGAGGTCGCGGGAATTTGGGCCTAA
- a CDS encoding Signal transduction histidine kinase, giving the protein MLSQSTNPIQAWLSSVAAAIRARLMHYDPRLPRTVAFLPASAETLHGMDTQRHAARPDEAQEVRQWLHEIQKRAILPLKWTIFVVAAAFWALGRPQFWPPPVEVFALFVLYFLANAGESYLLLFSRVAPRQIRPLCVVSYAVDVAFVACLVWFDSVRFARTSAAPTDFYILFFIVVLRSFVLFRSGWASLLVNGVIGLVFAATLLAQENTTPMDTFRNHAIRVVFFWIVILMSAFIAHLLHLQNKELMRARENLLRSENLALLGQLAAGVAHEVNNPIGIISAYAEYLKKRFPENDPHHEDLEAIHREAQRCKGIVEGLLDFARTAPPHVGPTDLAPLLSGTLSLIAHADTSQTPRIEQRLAPDLAPVLADANQLRQALLNLLLNAQQACGNTAGLITIEAENLPDEQAVRLTITDNGCGIAPEDLPHVFTPFFSRKPTGTGLGLAITRRIIEEHGGRIALRSEFGKGTSVEVILPAAVRLRTGKQSSGKLRRVGTGTETPPPSSQPSA; this is encoded by the coding sequence ATGCTTTCCCAAAGTACAAATCCAATCCAAGCATGGCTGAGCTCCGTGGCTGCCGCGATCCGTGCGCGACTTATGCATTACGATCCGCGGTTGCCACGAACAGTTGCATTTCTCCCTGCGTCCGCGGAAACTTTGCATGGAATGGACACCCAACGCCATGCTGCCCGCCCGGACGAAGCTCAAGAGGTCCGGCAGTGGCTTCATGAAATTCAGAAGCGGGCGATTCTCCCGCTAAAGTGGACGATTTTCGTGGTGGCAGCAGCATTTTGGGCACTAGGCCGCCCTCAGTTCTGGCCACCACCTGTGGAAGTCTTTGCGCTATTTGTCTTGTATTTTCTTGCGAATGCGGGCGAGAGCTACCTGCTGCTTTTCTCACGAGTCGCGCCGCGTCAGATTCGTCCCCTCTGCGTCGTCTCCTACGCAGTGGACGTCGCGTTTGTCGCATGCCTTGTCTGGTTCGATTCGGTCCGATTTGCACGCACGAGTGCCGCCCCCACCGATTTTTACATCCTCTTTTTCATTGTGGTCCTTCGCAGTTTCGTCCTGTTTCGCTCAGGATGGGCCAGCTTGCTCGTCAACGGCGTGATCGGCCTCGTTTTCGCAGCCACCCTATTAGCTCAAGAGAATACGACCCCCATGGACACATTCCGGAACCATGCCATCCGGGTCGTCTTCTTCTGGATCGTCATCTTGATGTCGGCATTCATCGCCCACCTCCTGCACCTCCAGAATAAGGAGTTGATGCGGGCCCGCGAAAACCTACTGCGAAGCGAAAACCTTGCTCTGCTGGGACAACTGGCAGCCGGAGTTGCCCACGAGGTGAACAATCCCATCGGCATCATCTCTGCGTACGCTGAATATCTGAAGAAACGTTTTCCTGAAAACGATCCGCACCACGAGGATCTTGAGGCAATCCACCGCGAGGCCCAGCGCTGCAAGGGGATTGTGGAAGGGCTTCTGGACTTTGCGCGGACGGCTCCCCCGCATGTAGGGCCGACCGATCTCGCGCCGCTTCTAAGCGGGACACTCAGCCTCATTGCCCACGCGGACACCTCACAGACCCCACGCATAGAGCAACGGCTTGCGCCAGACCTTGCACCCGTGCTTGCCGATGCAAATCAACTCCGCCAAGCCCTTCTGAATTTGCTACTCAACGCACAGCAAGCGTGCGGCAACACGGCGGGACTGATTACCATTGAAGCCGAGAACCTGCCCGACGAGCAGGCCGTGCGTCTAACGATCACCGACAACGGCTGTGGGATTGCACCCGAAGACCTTCCGCACGTTTTTACGCCCTTTTTTAGCCGCAAGCCGACGGGCACGGGCTTGGGCCTTGCGATCACCCGCCGCATCATCGAGGAGCACGGCGGACGCATTGCCCTGCGCAGCGAATTTGGCAAAGGAACCAGCGTAGAGGTCATTCTGCCAGCGGCTGTGCGTCTTCGAACAGGGAAACAATCGTCGGGGAAGCTCCGACGTGTCGGAACTGGAACCGAGACGCCCCCTCCCTCGTCTCAGCCCTCTGCCTGA
- a CDS encoding N-Acetyl-D-glucosamine ABC transport system, permease protein 1: MKATIAAILAVVTWAFAMYAIRFIRKPRLRENIEAYLYLLPAGVILVTFWFFPVIFSVLVSMSDWVGASKLSTVHWVWFENYRRALKDPEFRQVLYNTINYVIYSVPLTIVASLIVAMMMNTRVRGVGVFRTIYFLPFVTTWVAISIVFKYIFNEQFGLLNYFLEGLGLPTFAWLNESRGIFEMILRDGLGLPLPEKIHPLLAGPSLAMFSVILTSVWRDTGYFMVIFLAGLQNIDKTYYEAAEIDGASPWQKFRNITWPLLSPTTFFILIISMIAAFKVFVPMYIMTPTGGPGRTTQTLVFYLYQTGFQGYKELGYASAIAYVLFVLILILTIIQNRVFGKKVHYE, translated from the coding sequence GTGAAGGCGACGATTGCAGCAATTCTTGCTGTGGTGACTTGGGCGTTTGCGATGTACGCAATCCGCTTCATCCGCAAGCCTCGGTTGCGCGAAAACATCGAAGCGTATCTTTACTTGCTCCCGGCAGGCGTGATCCTCGTGACGTTCTGGTTTTTTCCCGTGATCTTTTCTGTTCTGGTTTCGATGTCCGACTGGGTCGGGGCTTCGAAGCTCTCCACAGTCCACTGGGTTTGGTTCGAGAATTACCGCCGAGCGCTCAAGGATCCAGAGTTTCGTCAGGTCCTTTACAACACGATCAATTACGTGATCTATAGCGTTCCGCTCACCATTGTCGCTTCACTCATTGTGGCGATGATGATGAACACGCGCGTGCGGGGCGTAGGGGTTTTCCGGACGATCTACTTTCTGCCTTTTGTGACGACGTGGGTCGCGATCTCCATTGTCTTCAAGTATATCTTCAATGAGCAGTTTGGTCTTCTGAATTATTTTCTCGAAGGGTTGGGGTTGCCGACGTTCGCGTGGTTGAATGAGTCGCGCGGTATTTTTGAAATGATCCTGCGCGATGGGCTGGGCCTGCCACTACCGGAGAAGATCCATCCCCTGCTTGCGGGGCCATCGCTTGCCATGTTTTCCGTCATTCTCACCAGCGTATGGCGGGACACGGGCTACTTCATGGTCATTTTCCTCGCGGGCTTGCAGAACATTGATAAGACCTACTACGAGGCCGCGGAGATTGACGGCGCGTCCCCATGGCAGAAATTCCGTAACATTACATGGCCGCTTCTGAGTCCAACGACGTTCTTCATTCTCATCATCTCGATGATTGCCGCGTTTAAGGTGTTCGTCCCGATGTATATCATGACGCCCACCGGTGGGCCGGGCCGCACCACCCAAACGCTTGTGTTTTATCTCTACCAAACGGGGTTCCAAGGGTATAAGGAGCTGGGCTATGCGAGTGCCATCGCCTACGTGCTCTTTGTGCTCATCCTGATTCTCACCATCATTCAAAACCGAGTGTTCGGCAAGAAAGTGCACTACGAATGA
- a CDS encoding TPR domain protein, putative component of TonB system, protein MYDFNEHEAGSTDSAFQEGMDLLESDHFEEALEAFDVVLRQQPMHVDALFYRGVALLHLGRLADALRSFREAVDLSPIEPLYLSHYGYALLLHGDLEEALECFDRALEIQPDLHQVKVYKASAMIGMRRLRAARDLLEEVLADHPDEIEAMRLYAGLLAAIGEDEAALEQCDRILRINPNHLEALARKASIYLRKENYVEAIKCLRQQTALNPADLQAWGLLLDAYEKIGRRDAVIAFATEALEEGVEAPPIFYSRAKAFYAEGRLDEALSDLRECIELEERFFDAHLLMARVLLAKGRLRAATTSCARALQIRPSDRAALMLKADLHRRLGEREAELHYLTTLLALDPTDFTLARLKVENLLSRGMAAEARAVVDRFLHRSPDHPLALLLYAELCERCVDEGGARRAYRRLLALPKIAPAAYLAYAAFLVRQTDLAQAARVLDEGAAAFPADAAIQSCRAAVYQTIGAPERAFEILDEYLSRATPNSELYWLHGRSLYMLGRYAEALTAFERARELQNSPRSGAAPNFHCLVAEAYTLHQLGRTVDAIRLLERHAGDYQQFESEYQEALAELYEWQGAVAKAYSIYRRVLESSPDRPSLHYRCARAAARLRLTDAVMAHLRRAVEQNPAFGELALNEPAFSAYRWSPTFNRLLRFEPYKRLARKYGKWAALAGGIGFASWFAWFWFQR, encoded by the coding sequence ATGTACGACTTCAACGAACATGAAGCCGGCAGCACGGACTCGGCATTTCAAGAGGGGATGGACCTCTTGGAGTCGGATCACTTCGAAGAGGCCCTTGAGGCATTTGATGTGGTCCTCCGCCAGCAGCCGATGCATGTCGACGCCTTGTTCTATCGGGGGGTTGCACTTCTCCACTTAGGGCGGCTTGCGGACGCGCTGCGCTCTTTTCGGGAAGCGGTAGACCTGAGCCCGATCGAGCCACTCTACCTAAGCCATTACGGCTACGCGCTTCTGCTCCATGGGGATTTGGAGGAAGCGCTGGAATGTTTTGATCGCGCCCTCGAAATCCAGCCTGACCTTCATCAGGTGAAAGTTTACAAAGCCAGTGCGATGATTGGGATGCGGCGCCTGCGAGCCGCGCGAGACCTGCTCGAGGAAGTCCTTGCCGATCACCCCGACGAAATCGAAGCCATGCGTCTCTACGCGGGGCTGCTTGCGGCGATCGGCGAAGATGAGGCCGCCCTTGAGCAGTGTGACCGAATTTTGCGCATCAATCCGAATCATCTCGAGGCCCTTGCCCGCAAAGCGTCCATTTATCTGCGCAAGGAAAACTACGTCGAGGCGATCAAATGCCTGCGCCAGCAAACCGCGCTCAACCCCGCTGATCTCCAAGCGTGGGGGCTTTTGCTGGATGCTTATGAAAAAATCGGCCGACGTGATGCGGTGATCGCTTTTGCTACGGAAGCGTTGGAGGAGGGTGTGGAGGCACCCCCGATCTTCTATTCGCGCGCAAAAGCTTTTTATGCCGAGGGAAGGCTGGATGAAGCCCTGAGTGATCTGCGCGAGTGCATTGAGCTCGAGGAACGTTTTTTTGATGCGCATCTACTCATGGCACGAGTCCTCTTGGCGAAGGGGCGTCTGCGGGCGGCGACCACGTCCTGTGCGCGCGCATTGCAAATTCGTCCGTCTGACCGGGCGGCTCTCATGCTCAAGGCCGATCTGCACCGGCGGCTGGGAGAGCGCGAAGCCGAATTGCACTATTTGACGACATTGTTGGCGCTGGATCCCACGGATTTTACTCTCGCCCGCCTCAAAGTGGAGAACCTTTTGAGCCGAGGCATGGCAGCGGAAGCGCGCGCCGTGGTAGATCGGTTTTTGCACCGGTCACCCGATCACCCGCTCGCCCTCTTGCTGTATGCAGAGCTGTGCGAGCGGTGCGTGGACGAAGGAGGAGCCCGCCGCGCCTACCGGCGTCTCCTTGCACTCCCGAAAATCGCCCCAGCCGCATACCTTGCCTATGCAGCATTTTTAGTGCGACAAACGGACTTGGCGCAAGCAGCTCGCGTGCTTGACGAGGGAGCCGCCGCTTTTCCTGCCGACGCCGCCATTCAGTCTTGTCGGGCTGCCGTATACCAAACGATCGGAGCGCCGGAGCGAGCATTCGAAATTCTGGATGAGTACTTGAGTCGGGCGACCCCGAACAGCGAGCTCTACTGGCTTCACGGGCGCTCCCTCTACATGCTTGGCCGGTATGCGGAAGCCCTCACGGCGTTTGAGCGAGCACGCGAGCTCCAGAATTCGCCCCGTAGCGGAGCCGCCCCGAATTTTCATTGCCTTGTGGCAGAGGCTTACACCTTGCACCAGCTCGGCCGGACCGTGGATGCAATTCGGCTCCTTGAGCGGCATGCGGGGGACTATCAGCAATTTGAGAGCGAATATCAGGAAGCTCTCGCGGAACTTTATGAGTGGCAGGGGGCGGTCGCTAAAGCCTACTCGATCTACCGCAGAGTGTTGGAGTCATCGCCAGATCGCCCCTCCTTGCATTACCGGTGTGCGCGAGCCGCAGCGCGCTTGCGTCTTACGGATGCCGTTATGGCGCATCTGCGGCGTGCCGTGGAGCAAAATCCGGCATTCGGCGAACTGGCTTTGAACGAACCTGCATTTAGTGCCTATCGTTGGAGTCCCACCTTCAATCGCCTGCTCCGATTCGAACCCTACAAACGGCTTGCCCGGAAGTATGGAAAGTGGGCTGCCTTGGCGGGTGGTATTGGCTTTGCCTCTTGGTTTGCGTGGTTCTGGTTCCAACGATAG
- a CDS encoding Integral membrane protein TerC, whose amino-acid sequence MTDVGIWGWVLFNLAVLAMLAFDLGVVNRKAHEISLREATVWSIIWIVLALLFNGWIFYRFGSERAQEFLAGYLIEKSLSVDNIFVFYVIFSYFGVEPKYRHRVLFWGILGALVMRGAMIAAGVYLISRFHWIILVFGVFLIITGIRMLFHKEEKTDIEKIWVVRLARRFIPMTPHWHGQCFFVKEAGKWLATPMLLVVLVVEATDLVFALDSIPAIFAVTRDPFIVYTSNVFAILGLRSLFFLIAGLIPLFLYLKYALSFILVFVGVKMLLADTAWKIPTNVSLLVIATSLALAIAASALVRKPKSPELE is encoded by the coding sequence ATGACAGACGTGGGAATTTGGGGATGGGTGCTATTCAACCTCGCTGTCTTGGCAATGCTCGCCTTTGATTTGGGAGTCGTAAACCGTAAAGCTCACGAAATCTCCCTCCGTGAGGCAACCGTGTGGAGCATCATCTGGATTGTGCTCGCTCTGCTCTTCAACGGGTGGATCTTTTATCGGTTCGGCTCCGAACGGGCCCAAGAATTCCTCGCAGGCTATCTAATCGAAAAAAGCCTCAGCGTGGATAATATCTTCGTTTTCTACGTGATCTTCTCTTACTTTGGTGTTGAGCCCAAGTATCGTCACCGCGTGCTCTTTTGGGGCATCCTTGGGGCACTCGTCATGCGCGGGGCGATGATCGCTGCGGGGGTCTATCTCATCTCGCGCTTTCATTGGATCATTCTCGTCTTCGGTGTGTTCCTCATCATCACAGGCATCCGTATGCTCTTTCACAAGGAAGAGAAGACCGACATAGAGAAAATATGGGTGGTACGGCTTGCGCGCCGGTTTATACCCATGACGCCCCACTGGCATGGCCAGTGTTTCTTCGTAAAAGAAGCAGGCAAATGGTTGGCAACCCCCATGCTGTTGGTCGTCCTCGTAGTTGAGGCAACAGACCTCGTATTTGCGCTGGACTCGATCCCAGCTATCTTCGCGGTGACCCGCGATCCCTTTATCGTTTACACATCGAACGTTTTCGCAATCCTCGGCTTGCGCTCTCTCTTCTTCCTGATTGCCGGCCTGATCCCCCTGTTCCTCTATCTGAAATATGCGCTCTCGTTCATCCTTGTGTTTGTCGGCGTGAAGATGCTCCTTGCCGACACTGCTTGGAAAATCCCAACCAATGTTAGCTTACTGGTCATCGCCACATCGTTGGCTCTCGCTATTGCGGCGTCTGCACTTGTACGGAAGCCAAAGTCTCCCGAGCTGGAATAA
- a CDS encoding Glutamine amidotransferase class-I — protein sequence MPALKEWDGLIVLGGPMSVHDESTIPWMHIEKDFLRQAVSAGKRVLGICLGAQLLAEVLGGEVRRAPSREIGWFPITWTKEALRSPLVAGFPPTILAFHWHGEMFSIPKDAVALASSAACPHQGFWYPPHVLALQFHLEATTESIRSLLHHCPHDLVAGPWCQTADEMEAGLHYCEIANSYLFALLDRFFAKNH from the coding sequence ATGCCTGCGCTCAAGGAGTGGGATGGCCTCATCGTTCTCGGCGGCCCGATGAGTGTGCACGATGAGTCCACCATCCCTTGGATGCACATCGAAAAGGACTTTCTGCGACAAGCTGTGAGCGCAGGCAAGCGAGTGCTGGGCATTTGCCTCGGTGCACAACTCCTGGCAGAGGTGTTGGGTGGAGAGGTCCGCCGGGCTCCCAGCCGCGAAATCGGTTGGTTTCCGATCACGTGGACGAAGGAGGCTCTGCGTTCGCCCCTCGTGGCCGGTTTTCCTCCCACGATACTCGCCTTTCATTGGCATGGGGAAATGTTTTCCATTCCCAAGGACGCGGTTGCCTTGGCTTCGAGTGCTGCCTGTCCCCACCAAGGCTTTTGGTATCCACCCCACGTGCTTGCGCTGCAATTCCATCTTGAGGCAACGACCGAGAGTATCCGAAGCCTGCTTCACCATTGCCCACACGATCTCGTCGCCGGTCCATGGTGCCAGACCGCCGACGAAATGGAGGCTGGGCTCCATTATTGCGAGATAGCAAATTCGTACTTGTTTGCTTTACTGGATCGCTTCTTCGCGAAGAATCATTGA
- a CDS encoding Purine nucleoside phosphorylase produces the protein MVKLVSACLLGCEVTWRGGHNLREELLRLAAAGELIPICPEQLGGLPTPRSPAEIVGGDGHAVLEGRARVLTQKGQDVTENYLRGAREVLRLASTVQAELVILKERSPSCGVHWIYDGTFTGRIVAGCGVTSALLQREGFAVVSDEEFLAKLSESP, from the coding sequence ATGGTTAAGCTGGTCTCGGCATGTTTGCTTGGATGCGAGGTGACGTGGCGCGGGGGTCACAATTTGCGCGAGGAGTTGCTGCGCCTTGCCGCCGCAGGTGAGCTGATTCCGATTTGCCCAGAGCAATTAGGTGGTCTTCCGACCCCAAGGTCACCCGCCGAAATAGTTGGTGGCGATGGGCATGCCGTGCTGGAAGGTCGGGCGCGGGTACTGACCCAGAAGGGCCAAGATGTCACCGAGAACTACCTTCGTGGAGCCCGCGAGGTCTTGCGATTGGCAAGCACCGTTCAGGCGGAGCTGGTCATCCTGAAAGAACGAAGTCCCTCGTGTGGGGTCCATTGGATTTACGATGGCACTTTCACCGGTCGTATAGTGGCGGGGTGTGGCGTGACAAGCGCACTCCTCCAGCGCGAAGGGTTTGCGGTGGTCAGTGACGAGGAATTCCTCGCCAAGCTGAGCGAAAGTCCTTGA
- a CDS encoding Biosynthetic arginine decarboxylase, translating into MQEPEAAGAAPEVSNGWGVRDAIALYNVDRWGAGYFSINEKGHVVVAPARENGATIDVMQVLDEALAQGMHLPLVLRFQDILRDRVVALNEAFNAAIAELGYKGNYRGTYPVKVNQLREVVEEIIDAGAPYHYGIEAGSKPELYAALALHEDPQALIICNGYKDPQFVRLALIGNRLGKKVILVAEKVEEVRMISEIAREMNVEPMIGVRLRLVTKSSGIWATSSGEDAKFGLSTVDLMEAVEYLRSQNALHTLRLVHFHVGSQIPDILAIKRATREAARYYAKLRKLGCDGLNYLDVGGGLGVDYDGSRTNFHSSANYTLEEYAADIVDNIMDVCEEEQVEHPDIVSESGRAVVAHHSLLVVRVIGVIEKTKAEYDLTVGRRDHKWVKQLAAIKDRLFENPLEALHDIQQIKEESQNAFDLGILDLPTKAKIETFYWHLVEEIVDYYRDRKKASGEEIPEEVLDLTPHIADQYVCNFSVFQSLLDHWALGQLFPIMPLHRLNERPTCEGTLVDITCDSDGKVCKFTDLRNVREALPLHPLRNGEPYYLGFFLTGAYQDIMGDLHNLFGRVNEAHIFLDPDEESGFYIEETIPGHSVAQVLELTQYHTVDLARRMKQQVDEAIRADVLRPNEGMRLLAEYERGLQDTTYLVFNHHARRDAP; encoded by the coding sequence ATGCAGGAGCCAGAGGCGGCTGGAGCCGCGCCAGAGGTGTCGAACGGGTGGGGAGTTCGGGATGCGATCGCACTCTACAATGTCGATCGTTGGGGAGCTGGTTACTTTTCCATCAACGAGAAAGGGCACGTCGTCGTGGCGCCCGCACGCGAAAACGGCGCAACGATTGACGTCATGCAGGTGCTCGACGAGGCTCTTGCGCAAGGCATGCACCTGCCACTAGTTCTCCGATTTCAGGACATTCTTCGGGATCGAGTTGTAGCACTCAATGAGGCTTTCAATGCCGCCATTGCCGAGCTGGGTTACAAGGGGAATTATCGTGGCACCTATCCGGTGAAAGTTAACCAGCTCCGCGAGGTGGTCGAAGAGATCATCGACGCAGGAGCACCCTACCACTATGGCATCGAGGCAGGCTCAAAGCCTGAGCTTTATGCTGCGTTGGCCCTTCACGAAGATCCTCAAGCTCTCATCATTTGCAACGGCTACAAGGATCCGCAATTTGTGCGGTTGGCCCTGATCGGCAACCGCCTTGGCAAGAAGGTCATCCTCGTGGCGGAAAAAGTTGAAGAAGTCCGCATGATCTCAGAGATCGCACGCGAGATGAATGTGGAGCCGATGATTGGAGTGCGGTTGCGGCTCGTGACGAAAAGCTCTGGGATCTGGGCGACGTCGAGCGGTGAGGATGCGAAATTTGGCCTCTCGACGGTGGACTTGATGGAAGCGGTCGAGTATCTCCGCTCACAGAATGCGCTCCACACACTGCGGTTGGTGCATTTTCATGTTGGCTCACAAATTCCGGACATTCTCGCCATCAAACGCGCCACCCGCGAGGCCGCACGTTACTATGCCAAACTCAGGAAGCTTGGCTGCGACGGACTGAACTATCTCGACGTCGGAGGCGGTCTTGGCGTAGACTACGATGGAAGCCGCACAAATTTCCACTCCTCGGCAAACTATACCCTCGAGGAGTACGCGGCGGACATCGTGGACAACATCATGGACGTCTGCGAAGAGGAACAGGTCGAACACCCGGACATCGTCAGCGAAAGTGGGCGGGCCGTGGTGGCGCACCATTCGCTGTTGGTTGTACGCGTCATCGGAGTGATTGAGAAAACCAAAGCAGAATACGATCTCACGGTCGGGCGCCGCGATCACAAATGGGTGAAACAGCTCGCTGCGATCAAGGATCGGCTTTTTGAGAACCCGCTCGAGGCGCTCCACGATATTCAGCAAATCAAAGAAGAAAGCCAAAACGCCTTCGATTTGGGAATCCTCGACCTTCCCACAAAAGCGAAAATCGAGACCTTCTACTGGCATTTGGTCGAGGAAATTGTGGATTACTACCGCGATCGGAAAAAGGCGAGTGGAGAGGAAATTCCGGAAGAAGTTCTGGACCTTACCCCGCACATTGCGGATCAGTACGTGTGCAATTTCAGTGTCTTCCAATCGTTGCTCGATCACTGGGCGTTAGGCCAGCTCTTCCCGATCATGCCGCTGCATCGTCTCAACGAGCGCCCCACGTGCGAAGGAACGCTGGTGGACATCACCTGCGATTCTGATGGCAAGGTGTGTAAATTCACGGATCTCCGCAATGTGCGCGAGGCGCTCCCGCTCCATCCCCTCCGCAACGGTGAGCCGTATTACCTTGGCTTCTTTCTGACGGGTGCCTATCAGGACATCATGGGGGACCTGCACAACCTCTTTGGGCGCGTAAACGAGGCCCACATTTTCCTCGATCCAGATGAGGAGAGCGGCTTCTACATTGAGGAAACGATTCCCGGTCATTCCGTGGCGCAAGTGCTTGAACTGACGCAGTACCACACCGTGGATCTTGCTCGCCGGATGAAACAGCAGGTGGACGAGGCCATTCGGGCCGACGTCCTGCGCCCGAATGAAGGCATGCGTTTGCTGGCAGAATACGAGCGGGGGCTTCAGGACACAACGTATCTTGTGTTCAATCACCACGCACGGCGTGACGCGCCTTAA
- a CDS encoding Type IV pilin PilA has translation MANAKRMSCRSMIKAFTLIELLIVVAIIAILSAIAVPNFLEAQVRSKVARAKADMRTMAGALEQYRVDWNSYPDIFTRLLVITTPIQYISSVPRDVFRVQQATGPGPQRQRWYRYGAMPIDSPWRYALASVGPDTDIDTYSSANPGGGADNDDTNDWEPDNQALRFYPGYSPALFSDSGAIVNATTFKYIQYDPTNGTVSNGDIFRLSDYQLP, from the coding sequence ATGGCCAACGCCAAACGTATGTCTTGTCGTTCCATGATCAAAGCCTTTACACTCATTGAACTTCTGATCGTTGTTGCCATCATCGCGATTCTTTCAGCGATTGCCGTTCCTAATTTCTTGGAAGCTCAGGTTCGTTCGAAGGTGGCTCGTGCGAAAGCCGATATGCGCACTATGGCCGGGGCGCTCGAGCAGTATCGCGTGGACTGGAACTCTTATCCCGACATCTTCACGCGCTTGCTGGTGATCACGACTCCCATCCAATACATCTCCTCGGTGCCGCGGGATGTTTTCCGCGTGCAGCAGGCAACGGGCCCCGGCCCCCAGCGCCAACGCTGGTATCGCTACGGGGCGATGCCGATTGATTCACCGTGGCGCTATGCCTTGGCGAGTGTGGGGCCGGATACGGACATTGACACGTATTCGAGTGCAAACCCCGGCGGTGGGGCTGATAATGACGACACCAACGACTGGGAGCCGGATAATCAGGCCCTTCGTTTTTATCCGGGGTATTCACCGGCATTGTTTTCCGACAGTGGGGCAATCGTAAACGCAACCACCTTCAAATACATTCAGTACGACCCGACCAACGGGACCGTTAGCAACGGGGATATCTTCCGGCTGAGCGATTATCAGCTACCGTAA